In the genome of cyanobacterium endosymbiont of Braarudosphaera bigelowii, one region contains:
- the ctaD gene encoding cytochrome c oxidase subunit I, with amino-acid sequence MTTIIESTQTEHQQRKWTDYFTFCTDHKVIGIQYLVTSFLFYFIGGALAEVLRIELATPDPDFVTPFLYNQVLTMHGTIMIFLWIVPAGAAFANYLIPLMVGTEDMAFPTLNAVAFWLTPPGGLLLLLSFFVDGGAAQAGWTSYPPLSLVSGIWGEEIWILSVLLIGTSSILGSINFLTTILKMRIKEMDLHSMPLFCWSMLATSTLILLSTPVLAAALVLLSFDLIAGTSFFNPAGGGDPVLYQHMFWFYSHPAVYIMILPFFGVISEVLPVHVRKPIFGYRAIAYSSLGISFLGLIVWAHHMFTSGIPGWLRIFFMAATMLIAIPTGIKVFGWCATIWGGKINLNTPFFFGVGFLTIFTMGGLTGVMLSSVPFDIHVHDTYFVVAHFHYVLFGGASMGLFAGFYHWFPKMTGRMFNDALGKAHCALLFIGLNISFMPMHELGLLGMNRRIALYDVQFQPLNQIATIGAYILGLSTLPFIINVFLSLFNGEKVSRNPWRAYTLEWQTSSPPAIENFDGKPVLWAGPYDYGLNSEEFDFEKVFGDTLTETGSNSK; translated from the coding sequence ATGACAACCATCATCGAATCAACCCAAACAGAACATCAACAAAGGAAATGGACAGATTACTTTACCTTTTGTACAGACCATAAGGTTATTGGAATTCAGTATCTAGTCACATCCTTTCTTTTTTATTTTATAGGTGGAGCTCTTGCTGAAGTTCTTAGAATAGAATTAGCTACTCCTGACCCTGATTTTGTAACTCCTTTCTTGTACAATCAGGTTTTGACTATGCATGGCACAATTATGATCTTTTTGTGGATCGTACCTGCAGGAGCAGCTTTTGCCAATTACTTAATCCCTTTAATGGTTGGGACTGAAGATATGGCCTTTCCTACTCTTAATGCAGTAGCTTTTTGGTTAACACCACCAGGAGGCCTCTTACTATTACTAAGCTTTTTTGTTGATGGTGGAGCTGCACAAGCTGGATGGACTTCCTATCCACCTTTAAGTTTAGTGAGTGGAATATGGGGTGAAGAAATCTGGATCTTAAGTGTTCTACTAATAGGAACTTCTTCGATTTTAGGATCCATAAATTTTCTAACTACTATATTAAAAATGCGAATCAAAGAAATGGATTTGCATAGCATGCCACTGTTTTGTTGGTCTATGCTAGCAACCTCTACTTTGATCTTATTATCTACTCCTGTATTGGCGGCAGCATTAGTTCTTTTATCTTTTGATTTAATTGCTGGAACTAGTTTTTTCAATCCTGCAGGTGGTGGTGATCCAGTACTTTACCAACACATGTTTTGGTTTTATTCTCACCCAGCAGTTTATATTATGATTTTGCCCTTTTTTGGGGTTATTTCTGAAGTTCTACCTGTACATGTAAGAAAACCTATTTTTGGTTACCGTGCTATTGCCTATTCTAGTCTAGGAATTAGTTTTCTTGGTTTAATTGTTTGGGCACACCATATGTTTACCAGTGGAATACCTGGATGGTTAAGAATATTTTTCATGGCTGCTACAATGCTAATTGCTATCCCTACAGGTATCAAAGTATTTGGTTGGTGTGCAACGATTTGGGGAGGAAAAATTAACCTAAATACTCCTTTCTTCTTTGGAGTAGGCTTTCTTACTATTTTCACAATGGGTGGATTGACTGGAGTTATGTTATCTTCGGTTCCCTTTGATATTCATGTTCATGATACCTATTTTGTAGTAGCTCACTTTCACTATGTTCTTTTTGGTGGAGCATCCATGGGATTGTTTGCAGGATTCTACCATTGGTTTCCAAAAATGACAGGTAGGATGTTTAATGATGCACTTGGAAAAGCTCATTGTGCTTTATTATTTATCGGATTAAATATATCATTCATGCCAATGCATGAATTAGGATTATTAGGAATGAATCGCCGTATAGCACTATACGATGTTCAATTTCAGCCGTTGAATCAAATTGCGACTATAGGGGCTTATATACTTGGTTTATCAACTTTACCTTTCATTATAAATGTATTCCTCAGTCTGTTTAACGGTGAAAAAGTTAGCCGTAATCCTTGGAGAGCGTATACTTTAGAATGGCAAACATCATCTCCCCCAGCAATTGAAAATTTTGATGGAAAACCAGTCCTATGGGCAGGTCCATATGATTATGGATTAAACTCTGAAGAATTCGATTTTGAGAAGGTTTTTGGAGATACCCTAACTGAAACAGGTTCTAACTCTAAATAA
- the coxB gene encoding cytochrome c oxidase subunit II, giving the protein MNIPSSIITLIAGVLITLISLWYGQNHGLMPVAASENAEEVDKLFNFMMTIATGLFLLVEGSLVYSLFKFRRRKGDTSDGPHIEGNVALEVVWTAIPVMIVFVLAFYSFQTYNKLGGLDPVNTKDSPPQQIAINSHDDQIALGIGKSFGKDVLSVDVQAMQYAWLFTYPETGIVSGELHVPNNRPVQLDMTAKDVLHAFWVPQLRLKQDTIPGRKSIISFIPTVEGDYPIVCAELCGPYHGGMKSVLHVDSQDSYDEWLKSNKPIQEAHLEKTLTVDNNSSNEKFLTPYIENMGTEKDTVAELPNNYPHHDS; this is encoded by the coding sequence GTGAACATCCCAAGTAGTATTATCACCCTTATAGCTGGTGTTCTTATCACATTAATCAGTCTCTGGTATGGCCAAAATCATGGATTAATGCCAGTAGCCGCTTCTGAAAACGCAGAAGAAGTGGATAAATTATTTAATTTTATGATGACTATCGCTACAGGACTTTTCCTTTTGGTGGAAGGGTCTTTAGTTTATAGTCTTTTCAAATTTCGTCGTCGGAAAGGAGATACTAGTGATGGACCTCATATTGAAGGAAATGTCGCTTTAGAAGTAGTATGGACAGCTATTCCTGTAATGATCGTTTTTGTTCTTGCTTTTTATAGTTTTCAAACTTATAACAAGCTTGGAGGACTAGATCCTGTTAATACTAAAGATTCTCCTCCTCAACAAATAGCAATAAATAGTCATGATGATCAAATAGCTTTAGGAATTGGAAAATCATTTGGAAAAGATGTTTTATCTGTAGATGTCCAAGCCATGCAATATGCTTGGCTCTTTACATATCCAGAAACAGGTATTGTATCTGGTGAACTTCATGTTCCTAATAATCGTCCAGTTCAACTTGATATGACTGCAAAAGATGTACTTCATGCTTTTTGGGTACCTCAGCTACGTTTAAAACAAGATACTATTCCAGGACGTAAAAGTATTATTTCTTTTATTCCTACAGTTGAAGGAGATTATCCTATTGTTTGTGCAGAATTATGTGGCCCTTATCATGGAGGAATGAAATCTGTTCTTCATGTTGATAGCCAAGATTCTTATGATGAATGGTTAAAATCCAATAAACCTATTCAAGAAGCGCATCTTGAAAAAACTTTAACTGTTGATAATAATTCTTCTAACGAAAAATTCCTAACTCCCTATATTGAGAATATGGGTACAGAGAAAGATACTGTGGCTGAGCTGCCTAATAATTATCCTCATCACGACTCTTAA
- the rlmD gene encoding 23S rRNA (uracil(1939)-C(5))-methyltransferase RlmD, whose translation MSQQNNLIKLNIVDINDNGEGVGKFEEKIIFVPDTVTGDVVLVSLNFIKRQYAYGKVKEIIHSSPYRVRPNCIVSDKCGGCQWQHISPEYQLHIKQNKIVQSLRRIGRFKDISVLPILSSSEIFGYRNKATYPLSYSKSGNVHAGYYQRHTHKLININQCPIQDSRLNSFLAEIKLDIEKQRWTIYNEKTYEGQLRHLALRIGHSTGEVLLTLVSTSSHINEIKKQANLWLEKYPNLIGVLINQNSEKSNKIFGDKTFSIVGEPFLKENFFNIDFKLRPDTFFQVNTQSAETLLHSLLDNLILTGKEKIVDAYCGIGTFTLPLAKRVSHATGIEISYDSIEQAKTNAKANNIDNVVFYQGAVKDILPSLNISPDIVLLDPPRKGCEDGVIETLRRVRPPLIIYISCQPSTLARDLKKICHQNLYKILWIQPVDFFPQTPHVESIVAIRHIV comes from the coding sequence ATGAGTCAACAAAATAATCTTATTAAGCTAAATATAGTTGACATAAATGATAATGGAGAAGGTGTAGGTAAATTTGAAGAAAAAATTATTTTCGTTCCTGATACAGTTACAGGAGATGTTGTTTTAGTATCTCTAAATTTTATTAAACGACAATATGCATATGGAAAAGTAAAAGAAATTATTCATTCTTCTCCCTATAGAGTTCGTCCAAATTGTATCGTTTCAGATAAATGCGGTGGCTGCCAATGGCAACATATTTCTCCTGAATATCAGCTTCATATCAAACAGAATAAGATTGTTCAGTCCTTACGAAGAATAGGTAGATTTAAAGATATTTCCGTTCTACCAATCTTATCGTCATCAGAAATATTTGGTTATCGAAATAAAGCTACTTACCCTCTAAGTTATTCAAAATCTGGAAATGTGCATGCAGGATATTACCAACGCCATACCCATAAGTTAATTAATATTAATCAATGTCCAATACAAGATTCTCGATTAAATTCCTTTTTAGCTGAAATTAAATTAGATATAGAAAAGCAGAGATGGACTATTTATAATGAAAAGACTTATGAGGGACAACTGCGTCATTTAGCTTTGCGTATTGGACACAGTACTGGAGAAGTTTTATTGACTCTTGTTAGTACTAGTAGTCATATTAATGAAATCAAAAAACAAGCAAACCTATGGCTAGAAAAATATCCAAATTTGATTGGGGTTTTAATAAATCAAAATTCCGAAAAGAGTAATAAAATTTTTGGGGATAAAACTTTTAGTATTGTTGGAGAACCTTTTTTAAAAGAAAATTTTTTTAACATTGATTTTAAGCTAAGACCTGACACCTTTTTTCAAGTAAATACTCAAAGTGCAGAAACACTATTACATTCCTTATTAGATAACTTAATACTAACCGGTAAAGAAAAAATAGTTGATGCTTATTGTGGAATTGGTACTTTTACTTTGCCTCTTGCAAAAAGAGTTAGCCATGCTACTGGAATTGAAATTAGTTATGATTCTATTGAACAGGCTAAGACTAATGCTAAGGCAAATAACATAGACAATGTAGTATTTTACCAAGGCGCAGTAAAAGATATATTACCTTCACTAAATATTTCACCTGATATTGTTTTGTTGGATCCTCCTCGAAAAGGTTGTGAAGATGGTGTTATCGAGACATTAAGAAGAGTTCGTCCACCTCTGATTATCTATATAAGTTGTCAACCTTCAACGTTAGCTCGTGATTTAAAAAAAATATGCCATCAGAACTTATATAAAATCCTATGGATACAACCAGTTGATTTTTTTCCCCAAACACCTCATGTAGAATCAATCGTAGCAATTAGACATATAGTTTAA
- a CDS encoding ATP-binding protein, which produces MSFTSTLYLFPILDLLLTEVPDELRPEIRLGLQEALVNAAKHGNKLDPSKFVVVQFFINENDGYSWIIADQGVGFTSHNNYKKCANKGFPSDDSENGRGFYVLNEIFDQVHWDQKKTQLRLSKHIKKFKTTTFSFFTLFVSGFKLRIY; this is translated from the coding sequence ATGAGCTTCACATCAACGTTATATCTATTTCCAATTCTTGATTTATTGTTAACTGAAGTTCCAGACGAATTGAGACCAGAAATAAGATTAGGCTTACAAGAAGCACTTGTTAATGCAGCGAAGCATGGTAACAAGCTTGATCCATCAAAATTTGTTGTTGTTCAGTTTTTCATAAATGAAAATGATGGATATTCATGGATAATAGCGGATCAAGGAGTAGGATTTACTTCCCATAATAATTACAAAAAATGTGCTAACAAAGGATTTCCTTCTGATGATTCTGAAAATGGTAGAGGTTTTTATGTACTTAATGAGATTTTTGATCAAGTTCATTGGGATCAAAAGAAAACTCAATTAAGATTGTCTAAGCATATTAAAAAATTTAAAACAACAACTTTTTCTTTTTTTACGTTGTTTGTAAGTGGCTTTAAATTGAGGATTTATTAA
- a CDS encoding NAD-dependent epimerase has product MAKILVTGAAGFIGFHLSQYLLKNDNNIIIGIDNLNSYYEVSLKKARLNQLKTEKNFTFCLVDIANQKHISQIFAEHKFDYVVHLAAQAGVRYSIENPYTYVDSNLTGFINILESCRHGDIKHLVYASSSSVYGANTKIPFSVSDNVDHPLSLYAATKKANELMAYTYSHLYKIPTTGLRFFTVYGPWGRPDMAYFLFTKSILSGQPINVFNQGNMRRDFTYIEDIVEGVTKVIYKVPVNSKANGIELQVPYKIYNIGNNTPVDLKHFIEILEKCLGRQAIKKYLPMQPGDVPITYANIDNLAKDIGFKPSTDLTIGLEKFVSWYREYYK; this is encoded by the coding sequence GTGGCAAAAATATTAGTAACGGGAGCAGCTGGTTTCATTGGATTTCATTTAAGTCAATATCTTCTAAAAAATGATAATAACATTATTATTGGTATTGATAACTTGAATTCTTATTACGAAGTTTCACTTAAAAAAGCACGTCTTAATCAACTGAAAACCGAGAAGAATTTTACTTTTTGTTTGGTAGATATAGCTAATCAAAAGCATATTTCTCAAATATTTGCTGAGCATAAATTTGATTATGTTGTCCATTTGGCTGCTCAAGCTGGCGTTCGTTATTCCATAGAAAATCCATATACTTATGTCGATAGTAATTTAACTGGTTTTATTAATATCCTAGAAAGCTGTCGCCACGGAGATATAAAACATTTAGTTTATGCCTCATCTAGTTCTGTGTATGGGGCTAATACAAAAATTCCTTTTTCTGTTTCAGACAATGTTGATCATCCTCTAAGTTTATATGCAGCTACAAAAAAAGCTAACGAATTAATGGCATACACTTATAGTCATTTATATAAGATTCCTACAACAGGATTACGTTTTTTTACAGTTTATGGTCCCTGGGGAAGACCAGATATGGCGTATTTTTTGTTTACAAAATCAATATTATCAGGCCAACCTATTAACGTTTTCAATCAAGGTAATATGAGAAGAGATTTTACATATATTGAAGATATTGTTGAAGGAGTTACAAAAGTGATATACAAAGTACCTGTAAATTCTAAAGCTAATGGTATAGAACTACAAGTTCCATACAAAATTTATAATATTGGAAATAATACACCTGTAGACCTTAAACATTTTATTGAAATACTAGAGAAATGTTTAGGACGTCAAGCTATTAAAAAGTATTTACCAATGCAGCCAGGAGATGTACCAATTACTTATGCAAATATAGATAATTTAGCGAAAGATATAGGCTTTAAGCCTAGTACTGATTTAACAATAGGTTTAGAAAAATTCGTAAGTTGGTATCGAGAATATTATAAATAA